Proteins from one Candidatus Nitrospira nitrificans genomic window:
- a CDS encoding MFS transporter, giving the protein MSDVCTTPSQGTGSTPSRGRGWELVKTRDFGFLFAGQTISQIGDSLNKVALLWFVYDLTGSALKMAVVGLLQTLPPLLFGPLIGVYLDRVRKKPVMIGVDLLRTLMVLLIPVLFAMGALSLDRLYILVFATAIFSTIFGPALTSAVPLIVPKERLIAANALLQTTTNVGLLVGPAVSGLGIALIGAQNVLYVDAATFFISALCLFPIRVHETIDRFRVASKGLTEGIAGDLMAGFRFVFVEQKTVTLLMLTATLYSVGISAFIFLLPVFAKDVLGVGPIQLGWLWSSLGVGMLLASLSLTSIAQGDVPWRLRFMSGALAVGGIAVAALGFFDAPVAAGILLAVIGGSTAMFTPLVWTMLQELTPEHLLGRVFTSFATGGMASSMAGMAGFGWAADHMGPAASLGGISLILLLTAATAWLFSFYKAHPRGLAVSPSGSFTPQPSAAQS; this is encoded by the coding sequence CGAGGCTGGGAGTTGGTCAAAACGAGAGACTTCGGCTTTTTGTTCGCCGGCCAAACGATCTCTCAGATCGGTGACAGTCTTAACAAGGTCGCGTTGCTTTGGTTTGTGTACGACCTCACCGGCTCGGCGCTCAAGATGGCGGTGGTCGGACTGCTCCAAACACTACCCCCCCTGCTGTTTGGGCCGCTCATTGGTGTCTATCTGGATCGCGTTCGAAAGAAACCGGTGATGATCGGGGTGGACCTTCTCCGAACCCTGATGGTGCTCCTGATCCCGGTGCTCTTTGCCATGGGAGCCTTGTCGCTGGATCGGCTGTACATTCTTGTGTTTGCCACCGCAATCTTTTCCACGATTTTCGGCCCGGCTTTGACCTCGGCGGTTCCTCTCATTGTGCCCAAAGAGCGGCTGATCGCCGCCAATGCGTTGCTGCAGACGACGACCAACGTTGGACTGCTGGTGGGGCCTGCCGTCAGCGGCCTCGGGATCGCGCTCATCGGAGCGCAAAACGTGCTGTATGTCGATGCGGCCACGTTTTTCATCTCCGCGCTTTGCCTGTTCCCCATTCGGGTGCATGAAACGATCGACCGTTTCCGTGTTGCAAGTAAAGGGTTGACGGAAGGCATCGCCGGCGATTTGATGGCGGGTTTCCGTTTCGTGTTCGTTGAACAGAAGACGGTCACGCTTCTCATGTTGACGGCCACCCTCTATAGTGTCGGCATCAGCGCCTTCATCTTTCTATTGCCGGTCTTTGCGAAAGATGTGCTTGGCGTGGGGCCGATCCAACTCGGATGGCTGTGGTCGTCGCTCGGCGTCGGCATGTTGCTCGCGTCTCTCAGTTTGACATCCATTGCGCAGGGAGACGTGCCGTGGCGTCTGCGATTCATGTCCGGCGCCTTGGCGGTCGGCGGCATTGCCGTTGCCGCGCTTGGTTTCTTCGATGCTCCGGTCGCCGCCGGAATCTTGCTCGCGGTGATCGGGGGAAGCACCGCCATGTTTACACCGTTGGTGTGGACGATGCTTCAAGAACTGACGCCGGAACATCTGCTCGGGCGAGTCTTTACGAGTTTCGCCACCGGCGGAATGGCCTCATCGATGGCTGGAATGGCCGGTTTTGGATGGGCGGCGGATCACATGGGTCCTGCCGCCAGTTTAGGAGGGATCAGTCTCATTCTTCTTCTGACGGCCGCGACTGCGTGGCTCTTCAGCTTCTATAAAGCACACCCCCGAGGATTGGCCGTTTCTCCATCCGGCTCCTTCACCCCGCAACCAAGCGCTGCCCAATCATAG
- a CDS encoding BON domain-containing protein: protein MITSSRALIVLGMNLLFLVSIGVGSAFSETQEKEGAADAKPQSAPAPKADTSTEHKEVVPEKHAPRPQHPPASPDSPSAPHKPSSEPKTPSPLVPPVKTDGTPDSEIKEKESAKEKEPVPEKESVKEKESAQEKEPTKEKESVKEKQPAKEKHPAKEKQPVKEKESTKEKEPVKEKEPIKEKESVKEKEPGKETPKKTLGSLILSVKLALMGDPRLFHYEIEAEDNQQTLTLTGRVSTEEEKTAATEVAQVVPGVKTIVNKLAVEKDLAKALLKKQDEILTAMIKERFAKSVTLKAANFEVKTEDGIVQLNGTVRFQVIALEAAETARQVPGVRAVNTEKIRLEGES, encoded by the coding sequence ATGATCACGTCGTCGAGAGCGCTGATCGTTCTGGGTATGAATTTGTTGTTCCTGGTGTCGATCGGCGTGGGTTCAGCGTTCTCCGAGACACAAGAAAAAGAAGGCGCGGCGGACGCAAAGCCGCAGTCCGCTCCTGCGCCGAAGGCGGACACGTCGACCGAGCACAAAGAGGTCGTGCCGGAAAAGCATGCGCCTCGTCCCCAACACCCCCCGGCCTCGCCCGACAGTCCGTCGGCGCCGCACAAGCCATCGTCTGAACCAAAAACGCCATCACCGCTTGTTCCTCCAGTCAAGACTGATGGGACGCCCGACTCGGAGATCAAAGAAAAGGAGTCAGCCAAAGAGAAAGAACCTGTCCCCGAGAAGGAGTCAGTCAAAGAGAAGGAATCAGCGCAGGAGAAAGAGCCAACCAAAGAGAAGGAGTCGGTCAAGGAGAAGCAACCGGCCAAAGAAAAGCATCCGGCCAAAGAAAAACAGCCGGTCAAAGAGAAAGAGTCAACCAAAGAGAAAGAGCCGGTCAAAGAGAAGGAGCCGATCAAAGAGAAAGAGTCGGTCAAGGAGAAAGAGCCAGGGAAGGAGACGCCCAAGAAGACGCTGGGCTCGCTGATCCTGTCGGTCAAACTTGCGCTGATGGGAGATCCAAGACTCTTTCACTACGAGATTGAAGCAGAGGACAATCAACAGACTCTTACCTTGACCGGGCGTGTATCGACGGAAGAAGAAAAAACGGCGGCGACAGAGGTGGCGCAGGTTGTCCCAGGCGTCAAAACCATCGTGAACAAGCTGGCCGTGGAGAAAGATCTGGCAAAAGCGTTGTTGAAGAAGCAGGACGAAATCCTTACCGCCATGATCAAGGAACGATTCGCCAAGAGTGTCACCCTGAAAGCGGCGAATTTCGAGGTGAAAACGGAGGACGGTATCGTCCAGCTCAACGGAACCGTGCGTTTTCAGGTTATCGCACTCGAAGCTGCCGAGACAGCCCGGCAAGTGCCGGGTGTTCGAGCCGTGAACACCGAGAAGATACGGCTGGAGGGTGAGAGCTGA